In Aureibaculum algae, the following are encoded in one genomic region:
- a CDS encoding RagB/SusD family nutrient uptake outer membrane protein: MKKYIYITIIITVLGWSCSSDEEFLDRPPTQVLTQDQVFSDPNTILSVLAGLYEQYEDYGRLDDWSSLADFNVAFWSENGRYGHFQDDGWGNGSWGSWNYGTVREINLFLERCEATTVLSEEQKARFLAEGRFLRASIYFEMVKRIGGVPLILKSETYDFSGDATYLQHPRETEAAIYDFVISEAEAIKDVLPADVATKSRATKGAALAMETRAALYAGSIAKYGVNTPLVTLSGNEVGIPASKADGYYTKALNAAEEIINGSAGGYDLYLKKPDDLSTNFASVFYDKSNNSEVIFVEDYQLKTDKKHYFTGWNQPRFGAEEEEGGRINPSLNLVQAFETLDGNYVKLPNKDGGGSYIYYDEIDDIFENRDARLAGTIILPGSSFKGKPVDIWAGYMLSDGSIVSSDVRGGKKELPGTSGQVQVVGFDGPIDGLEFVAQSGFYLRKYLDPKAGSGQRGVNSDVWFVRYRFAEVLLNAAEAAFELGQTDIAAKYLNRVRERAGITSELTAGDVNFNKIVHERYVELAFEGLHFFDLKRWRLAHVVFDGNEISESEITQNIGSATKRATQPYAIWPYKIYNPNSSNNGKYVYRVLRTDRVTGADNFRFGNYYSEIGSNIINNNPLIVRNPNH, translated from the coding sequence ATGAAAAAATATATTTATATAACAATAATTATAACAGTTTTAGGTTGGAGCTGCAGTTCCGATGAAGAGTTTTTAGATCGACCACCAACACAAGTATTAACACAAGATCAAGTTTTTAGTGATCCAAATACTATTTTGTCTGTTTTGGCAGGATTGTATGAGCAATATGAAGATTATGGAAGGTTAGATGATTGGTCATCTTTGGCAGATTTTAATGTGGCTTTTTGGTCAGAGAATGGAAGGTATGGTCACTTTCAAGATGATGGATGGGGAAATGGATCTTGGGGCTCTTGGAATTATGGAACCGTTCGCGAGATAAACTTATTTTTAGAACGTTGTGAAGCAACTACAGTGTTGAGTGAGGAACAAAAGGCCCGTTTTTTAGCAGAAGGTCGTTTTTTAAGGGCTTCCATTTATTTTGAAATGGTAAAACGTATTGGAGGAGTGCCACTTATTCTAAAATCTGAAACTTATGACTTTAGTGGGGATGCCACTTATTTGCAACACCCTAGAGAAACTGAAGCTGCTATATATGATTTTGTAATTAGTGAGGCTGAAGCTATTAAAGATGTATTGCCAGCGGATGTAGCTACAAAATCTCGTGCCACAAAAGGGGCAGCATTGGCTATGGAAACCAGAGCAGCACTATATGCCGGTTCAATTGCAAAATATGGTGTCAATACTCCATTGGTGACATTGTCAGGTAACGAGGTTGGAATACCTGCTTCGAAAGCAGATGGGTATTATACTAAAGCCTTAAATGCGGCCGAAGAAATAATAAATGGCAGCGCAGGTGGTTATGATTTATACTTGAAAAAACCGGATGATTTATCGACTAATTTTGCTTCTGTTTTTTATGATAAGTCAAACAATTCTGAAGTAATTTTTGTTGAGGACTATCAATTAAAGACAGATAAGAAGCACTATTTTACAGGATGGAATCAACCTAGGTTTGGTGCTGAAGAGGAAGAAGGAGGTAGGATAAATCCTTCATTGAATTTAGTACAAGCATTTGAAACGTTAGATGGGAATTATGTTAAATTACCAAACAAAGATGGAGGAGGTAGTTATATTTATTATGATGAGATCGATGATATTTTTGAGAATCGAGATGCACGCTTAGCTGGTACAATAATTTTGCCAGGATCATCCTTCAAAGGAAAACCAGTCGATATATGGGCGGGCTATATGCTTTCTGATGGTTCAATTGTAAGTAGTGATGTAAGAGGAGGGAAAAAGGAATTGCCTGGAACTTCAGGCCAAGTGCAAGTTGTAGGATTTGATGGACCTATTGATGGACTGGAATTTGTAGCACAGTCTGGTTTCTATTTACGTAAATATTTAGATCCAAAAGCAGGTTCAGGTCAAAGAGGCGTAAATAGTGATGTTTGGTTTGTACGCTATCGTTTTGCAGAAGTACTTTTGAATGCAGCAGAAGCAGCATTTGAATTAGGTCAGACAGATATTGCCGCTAAATATTTGAATAGAGTAAGGGAACGAGCCGGTATAACTTCTGAATTAACAGCAGGAGATGTTAACTTTAATAAGATTGTACATGAACGCTATGTTGAGCTGGCATTTGAAGGTTTACACTTCTTTGATTTAAAAAGATGGAGATTGGCCCATGTTGTATTCGATGGTAATGAAATATCTGAAAGCGAGATTACCCAAAACATAGGTTCCGCTACAAAACGAGCTACTCAACCTTATGCCATTTGGCCATATAAAATTTATAATCCTAACAGTTCTAATAACGGTAAGTATGTATATAGGGTTTTAAGAACGGATCGTGTTACAGGTGCCGATAATTTTAGATTTGGTAATTATTATTCTGAGATTGGTTCAAATATTATTAATAACAATCCCCTTATTGTTAGAAACCCGAATCATTAA
- a CDS encoding DUF3823 domain-containing protein gives MKIRYYIFLLAAISLTVSCAIDNYDEPQSFLTGKVVHNGEIIPVENDQVKFRLYEPGYQLSSGFIEVTINQDGSYSSLLFNGQYKLIFEEGEGPFKSIDTISIDLKGSTEMDIEVTPYYMINNSQISNSGSTINATCSVSQIINGVDARDIERVTLFINKTQFVSGNGDENIAQSSADDISDLSNLSMLVDIPSITPTQNYVFARIGVKIVDVQDMLFTPVEKISF, from the coding sequence ATGAAAATTAGATATTATATATTCCTTTTGGCAGCGATATCGTTAACCGTATCATGTGCCATAGATAATTATGATGAACCTCAATCTTTTTTAACTGGAAAAGTGGTTCATAACGGAGAAATTATTCCAGTGGAAAACGATCAAGTGAAATTTAGACTTTATGAACCAGGCTATCAATTATCTTCAGGCTTTATAGAAGTTACAATAAATCAAGATGGTAGTTATAGTAGTTTGCTTTTTAATGGACAGTATAAATTAATTTTCGAGGAGGGTGAAGGACCATTTAAATCTATAGATACGATTTCAATAGACCTCAAAGGGAGTACGGAAATGGACATTGAGGTTACACCTTATTACATGATTAATAATTCACAAATTTCAAATTCAGGTTCAACTATCAATGCAACTTGTTCTGTGAGTCAGATAATAAATGGAGTTGATGCTAGAGATATTGAACGTGTTACTTTATTTATTAATAAAACACAATTTGTTTCGGGAAATGGCGATGAGAATATTGCTCAGTCCAGTGCGGATGATATTTCCGATTTGAGTAATTTGAGTATGCTTGTTGACATTCCATCCATAACACCAACACAAAATTATGTATTTGCACGTATAGGTGTTAAAATAGTTGATGTACAGGATATGTTATTTACTCCAGTAGAAAAAATATCATTTTAG
- a CDS encoding glycoside hydrolase family 43 protein — MIFRNIYLQTLILLWILQVTLYSCKSEEKKEVKVRSETYSNPLEVQFGDPYVLDNGNGIYYMYGTGGGAKDGFSVYSSNNLIDWKYESQVYHGNTENSWNVGHFWAPEVYKINNKFYLFFSADWRNNPTKELENFRIGVAISDNPTGPFRDLTGEPLFDPGYPIIDANVFKDEDGQNYLFYSRVCYKHTVTSEIADWAKKEGLYDTIEESWVYGVKLKSDFKGIIGDPVVLLRPSEKINSKNAEWESKSVTSNEINRRWTEGSFTFKYKGIYYIMYSSNYYLGPNYAVGYATGSSPLGPFRKADNNPVLEKNTSSGGEVTGTGHNMVFSLNGGDNMYTVYHGRTKKSGLNRVVFLDELKILDDGKLIINGPTTDTTSIVWD, encoded by the coding sequence ATGATTTTTAGGAACATTTATTTACAAACTTTAATTCTTTTGTGGATCTTACAAGTAACATTGTATTCTTGTAAATCTGAAGAAAAAAAAGAAGTGAAAGTTAGATCAGAAACCTATAGCAATCCGCTTGAAGTACAATTTGGAGATCCTTATGTTTTGGATAATGGTAATGGAATTTATTATATGTATGGCACTGGAGGAGGAGCTAAAGATGGTTTTTCTGTATACTCTTCCAATAATCTAATAGATTGGAAGTACGAAAGTCAAGTATATCATGGGAATACCGAAAATTCTTGGAATGTAGGCCATTTTTGGGCACCAGAAGTGTATAAAATAAACAATAAGTTTTACCTGTTTTTTAGTGCAGATTGGCGTAACAACCCAACTAAAGAATTAGAGAACTTTAGGATTGGGGTTGCCATTTCAGATAATCCTACCGGCCCTTTTAGAGATTTGACCGGAGAACCATTATTTGATCCTGGTTATCCAATCATAGATGCAAATGTTTTTAAAGATGAAGATGGGCAGAATTATCTTTTTTATTCTCGAGTCTGTTATAAACATACTGTTACAAGTGAAATTGCAGATTGGGCGAAAAAAGAAGGGCTATATGATACTATTGAAGAAAGTTGGGTATATGGTGTAAAACTTAAATCAGATTTTAAAGGGATTATTGGCGACCCTGTTGTATTGTTAAGACCATCTGAAAAAATCAATAGTAAAAATGCGGAATGGGAAAGTAAGTCGGTTACCTCAAACGAAATTAATAGGAGATGGACAGAGGGATCTTTTACATTTAAGTATAAGGGAATATATTACATTATGTATTCTAGTAATTATTATTTGGGTCCGAATTATGCGGTAGGTTATGCCACAGGGAGTTCTCCATTAGGTCCTTTTAGGAAAGCTGACAACAATCCGGTTTTGGAAAAAAATACTTCAAGTGGAGGTGAAGTAACAGGTACCGGTCACAATATGGTGTTTTCTTTAAATGGTGGTGACAATATGTATACTGTTTATCATGGTAGAACAAAAAAGTCTGGTTTAAATCGGGTCGTTTTTTTAGATGAATTGAAAATATTGGATGATGGTAAGTTGATTATTAATGGACCTACCACCGACACTACATCTATTGTTTGGGATTAA
- a CDS encoding glycoside hydrolase 5 family protein: MKNKLFTFLFLFTSLIVVSQENLLNKNKWSIEKANQWYDNHNWIIGANFVPSSAINQLEMWQAETFDPETIDRELGFAEGLGFNTMRVYLHSLAYKADPIGLKKRMNTYLAIADKHAIKTMFVFFDDVWQKSPKIGKQQEPVLGTHNSGWVQDPDDPAHKEKKNFIALEIYVKDILKTFASDKRILLWDLYNEPGNEGKRMTTFPLLKEIFTWAREINPSQPLTAGLWAWDFQELNAFQALNSDILTYHNYSDEKHHQHIINLLKSHGRPMICTEYMARTNNSYFANILPILNSENVGAINWGLVDGKSNTKYAWNTPIKDGAEPVEWFHDVFRKDGTPYSQDEIDLIKKLIAKTNK, from the coding sequence ATGAAAAACAAGTTATTCACATTCCTATTTCTTTTTACATCATTGATTGTTGTATCTCAAGAAAATTTATTAAACAAAAATAAATGGTCTATTGAAAAAGCAAATCAATGGTATGACAATCATAATTGGATAATTGGAGCCAACTTTGTGCCAAGTTCTGCCATAAATCAATTGGAAATGTGGCAAGCCGAAACTTTTGATCCAGAAACAATAGACCGTGAGTTAGGATTTGCAGAGGGGCTCGGTTTCAATACTATGCGCGTTTATTTACATAGTTTAGCATACAAAGCAGACCCAATAGGGTTAAAAAAAAGAATGAATACCTATCTGGCCATAGCAGACAAGCACGCCATAAAAACTATGTTTGTGTTTTTTGACGATGTTTGGCAAAAATCACCTAAGATTGGTAAGCAACAGGAACCAGTCCTTGGTACCCATAATTCAGGCTGGGTGCAAGATCCGGATGATCCTGCACACAAAGAAAAAAAGAATTTTATCGCACTTGAAATTTACGTAAAGGATATTTTAAAAACCTTCGCAAGTGATAAAAGAATTTTATTGTGGGATTTATATAACGAACCCGGAAATGAGGGAAAACGCATGACCACCTTTCCATTACTTAAGGAAATTTTTACATGGGCCCGGGAAATTAATCCAAGTCAACCACTTACCGCTGGACTTTGGGCGTGGGATTTTCAAGAACTCAATGCTTTTCAGGCTTTGAATTCGGACATTTTAACCTATCATAATTATTCAGATGAAAAACACCACCAGCATATCATTAATTTATTAAAATCTCATGGAAGACCAATGATTTGTACTGAGTATATGGCTAGGACGAACAATAGTTATTTCGCTAACATTTTGCCCATATTAAACAGTGAAAATGTGGGGGCAATCAATTGGGGACTTGTTGATGGAAAATCAAATACGAAATATGCATGGAATACACCCATCAAAGACGGAGCAGAACCAGTCGAATGGTTTCACGATGTATTCCGGAAAGATGGAACACCATATAGTCAAGACGAAATAGATTTAATAAAGAAATTAATCGCTAAAACTAATAAATAA
- a CDS encoding aldose epimerase family protein, which translates to MKKIKAFITFFLLIVMVSCKGNVNKESFTEETERPKTLQFKTSLINTSFDTIIDLKPVKLYWLKNDDVRLAITNLGGRFVGLWVKDVNGEFTDVVVGHGSAKDYVNSGERYFGATIGRVGNRIAKGKFRLNGETFNIPINNGENSLHGGKNGFQEVVWDAEQHNNTKLILRYLSPDMEEGFPGNLQTQVTYSLIEGNIIKMEYQATTDRPTIVNLTNHAFFNLNGEGSGTILNHKLQIYADKYTPVEQGLIPTGKIEDLKGTPFDFTTPRTIGQNINVSNKQLEYGGGYDHNYVLNQTKSRNMNHAATIVGDKTNIQMEVFTIEPGLQFYSGNFMQSENIFKSGAKDDYRTAFCLETQHFPDSPNQSNFPSIVLNPNETYYTVSEYQFSIK; encoded by the coding sequence ATGAAAAAAATTAAAGCATTTATAACTTTTTTTTTATTAATAGTAATGGTATCCTGTAAAGGAAATGTAAACAAAGAATCTTTCACTGAAGAAACGGAAAGGCCTAAGACACTTCAATTCAAAACATCATTAATAAATACTAGCTTTGATACTATTATTGACTTAAAACCTGTTAAGTTGTATTGGCTGAAAAATGATGATGTAAGATTAGCCATTACTAATTTAGGTGGAAGATTCGTTGGACTTTGGGTAAAAGATGTAAATGGCGAATTTACCGATGTAGTAGTTGGTCACGGTAGTGCCAAAGATTATGTAAATTCTGGAGAACGTTATTTTGGAGCTACAATTGGTCGTGTTGGGAATCGAATTGCTAAAGGGAAATTTAGGTTAAATGGAGAAACATTTAATATACCTATCAATAATGGTGAAAATTCTTTGCATGGCGGTAAAAATGGTTTTCAAGAAGTTGTTTGGGATGCAGAACAACACAATAATACTAAACTAATTTTAAGGTATTTGTCACCTGATATGGAAGAGGGGTTTCCTGGGAACTTACAAACTCAAGTTACATATTCTCTAATTGAAGGCAACATTATAAAGATGGAATATCAAGCTACTACGGATAGACCTACAATAGTAAACCTAACCAATCACGCTTTTTTTAATTTAAATGGTGAAGGTAGTGGAACAATTCTAAATCATAAATTACAAATTTATGCAGATAAATATACTCCTGTTGAACAAGGTTTAATTCCCACAGGAAAAATAGAAGATTTAAAGGGAACTCCTTTTGATTTTACTACACCTAGGACTATTGGTCAAAATATTAATGTCTCTAATAAACAATTGGAATATGGTGGGGGATATGATCATAATTATGTGCTCAACCAGACTAAATCACGTAATATGAACCATGCAGCGACAATTGTGGGTGATAAAACAAATATTCAGATGGAAGTATTTACTATAGAGCCTGGACTCCAGTTTTATAGTGGTAATTTTATGCAGTCCGAAAATATATTCAAATCAGGTGCAAAAGATGATTACAGGACTGCATTTTGTCTAGAAACACAACATTTTCCTGATTCACCAAATCAATCAAATTTTCCTTCAATTGTTTTAAACCCAAATGAAACATATTATACCGTTTCAGAATATCAATTTTCAATCAAATAA
- a CDS encoding glutaminase domain-containing protein, whose translation MKKKYFTLLFSIYTFISGIAQERQAPAYPLITHDPYFSIWSMGDEINSTTTRHWTNKPHSLVGMINVDGTRYRFLGKNAVGYHDVVPVSRNGKITEQKPGSGWEKNRFDDSTWKTAKAPYGNEGVAFTTWKTENLWWRKKFNLESINLEELFLKISHDDDVDVYLNGERVYNCEECWTDQNEYKYYPISNSIKAKLKKKNNILAIHVKNNRGGQWLNAGIVEKRKDKSAALQATQTNLNLSATQTSYVLTCGGVDVYLNFTTPALMDDLDLLSRPVSYISIKTVPNDNKKHEVQVFFGASSLIAANDESQMMIAQKSATEHLNYLKVGTKDQPVLEKKGDIIGIDWGYLYVATPKSARATQNVTSIENTKIDLLNGKHSKFQNTGKQLMLNTMFPKEKIDSPKEYLLLLGYDDLYSINYFGKNLHPWWNKDGKNSLPKELTKAFIDYEEIIKKCNLFDKELRNDALAAGGEKYAKLLEIGYRQSIAAHKLVESPDGEILFLSKENNSNGSINTVDVTYPSAPLFLIYNPDLLKGMLNGIFYYSESGKWKKPFPAHDIGTYPVATGQTYGEDMPIEEAGNMLALTAAITKAEGNASFAEKHWETITTWANYLVEEGLDPANQLCTDDFSGHLARNANLSIKAIVGVGGYGYMAKLLGKTNVADEYTKKAKTMAKQWMELADAGDHYALTFDDKKTWSQKYNLVWDKMIKLDLFPKKVYETELKFYNTKNNKYGLPLDNRSDYSKSDWILWTATLTNSKSDFQVFADPIYSFAKETKDRVPMSDWHWTTSGDMRGFKARSVVGGYFIKLLDYKWNNL comes from the coding sequence ATGAAAAAAAAATATTTTACACTGTTATTTTCAATTTATACTTTTATATCGGGAATAGCTCAAGAACGTCAGGCACCTGCCTATCCGTTGATTACTCATGACCCTTATTTTAGTATTTGGTCTATGGGAGATGAGATCAATTCAACTACGACAAGACATTGGACCAATAAACCACATTCTTTAGTTGGGATGATTAATGTAGACGGTACTAGGTATCGATTTTTAGGAAAAAATGCTGTAGGTTATCACGATGTAGTTCCAGTTTCAAGAAATGGTAAAATTACAGAACAAAAACCGGGATCCGGTTGGGAAAAAAACAGGTTTGATGACAGTACATGGAAAACAGCTAAAGCTCCTTATGGGAACGAGGGTGTTGCCTTTACTACATGGAAAACGGAAAATCTTTGGTGGCGTAAAAAATTCAATTTAGAATCTATAAATTTAGAAGAACTTTTCTTGAAAATATCCCATGATGATGATGTGGATGTATATTTAAATGGCGAAAGAGTCTATAATTGTGAAGAGTGTTGGACGGACCAGAATGAATATAAATACTACCCTATTTCGAATTCAATAAAGGCCAAGTTAAAAAAGAAAAATAATATTTTGGCCATACACGTAAAGAACAACCGGGGTGGTCAATGGTTGAATGCAGGTATTGTGGAAAAAAGAAAAGATAAAAGCGCAGCACTTCAAGCTACACAAACCAACCTTAATCTTAGTGCCACACAAACCTCTTATGTATTAACTTGTGGGGGTGTGGACGTGTATTTGAACTTTACGACACCTGCACTGATGGATGATCTTGATTTGTTATCAAGACCTGTTTCTTATATTTCCATAAAAACTGTACCTAATGATAATAAAAAGCATGAGGTGCAAGTCTTTTTTGGGGCCTCTTCATTAATTGCGGCTAATGATGAGAGTCAAATGATGATCGCACAAAAATCAGCTACTGAACATCTAAATTACCTAAAAGTAGGAACAAAAGATCAGCCTGTTTTGGAAAAAAAAGGTGACATAATAGGTATTGATTGGGGCTATTTGTATGTGGCTACACCTAAAAGTGCAAGGGCAACTCAAAATGTTACTTCTATTGAAAATACAAAAATAGATTTATTAAATGGTAAGCATAGTAAATTTCAAAATACAGGAAAACAATTGATGTTAAATACGATGTTCCCAAAAGAAAAAATAGATTCACCAAAAGAATACTTATTGTTATTAGGTTATGATGACCTTTATTCTATTAATTATTTTGGTAAAAATCTTCATCCTTGGTGGAATAAAGATGGAAAAAACTCATTACCGAAAGAATTGACTAAGGCATTTATAGATTATGAGGAAATTATTAAAAAATGTAATCTTTTTGATAAAGAACTTCGTAATGATGCTTTAGCTGCTGGAGGGGAGAAATATGCCAAACTACTTGAAATTGGTTATCGCCAAAGTATTGCTGCCCATAAATTAGTGGAAAGCCCAGATGGAGAAATTCTTTTTTTATCTAAAGAAAACAATAGTAATGGATCCATAAACACTGTAGATGTCACCTACCCGTCTGCACCTTTGTTTTTAATTTACAACCCCGATCTTTTAAAAGGGATGCTCAATGGTATATTTTATTATAGTGAAAGTGGAAAATGGAAAAAGCCTTTCCCTGCACATGATATTGGTACTTACCCTGTTGCAACAGGCCAGACTTACGGTGAAGATATGCCAATTGAAGAGGCTGGAAACATGCTTGCTTTAACTGCTGCCATAACAAAAGCCGAGGGAAATGCATCTTTTGCGGAAAAACATTGGGAGACGATAACAACATGGGCAAATTATCTTGTAGAAGAAGGGTTAGATCCGGCCAATCAACTTTGTACTGATGATTTTTCTGGACATCTTGCACGTAATGCCAACCTTTCAATTAAAGCTATTGTTGGTGTTGGTGGTTATGGTTATATGGCAAAATTGTTGGGCAAAACTAACGTTGCTGATGAATATACTAAAAAGGCAAAAACAATGGCTAAACAATGGATGGAGTTGGCGGATGCAGGTGATCATTATGCGCTAACTTTTGATGACAAAAAGACTTGGAGCCAAAAATACAATCTAGTTTGGGATAAAATGATAAAACTAGATTTGTTTCCTAAAAAAGTATATGAAACTGAATTGAAATTTTACAATACCAAGAATAATAAATACGGATTACCATTGGATAACAGGTCGGATTATAGTAAGTCTGACTGGATTTTATGGACAGCAACTTTAACGAATTCCAAATCTGATTTTCAAGTATTTGCCGACCCTATTTATTCTTTTGCAAAAGAAACTAAAGATCGTGTGCCTATGAGCGACTGGCATTGGACAACGAGTGGTGATATGAGAGGTTTTAAAGCAAGAAGTGTAGTAGGCGGCTATTTTATAAAATTGTTAGATTATAAATGGAATAACCTCTAA
- a CDS encoding UDP-glucose--hexose-1-phosphate uridylyltransferase — MQAQFKTHPHRRYNILTGEWVLVSPHRTKRPWQGETEAYVKKDMITYDRECYLCPTNTRINGEVNPDYKSTYVFKNDFGALLEDTPLFEYKEGLLLAEGEKGISKVICFSQNHSLTIPDMEIADLVYVVETWQNEFTELGNTKDINYVQIFENKGAIMGCSNPHPHGQVWAQHSIPTEVEKKTNSQKNYLEKTGSGLLQDYIEQELNEDIRVISQNKSFVTLIPFWAVWPYEAMIVPKRKMANILGLTDKEKVDFAEQLKILTQKYDALFDTSFPYSSGIHQAPTDGSYYKEWHWHMSFYPPLLRSATVKKFMVGYEMFAMAQRDITAESAAEKLKSL, encoded by the coding sequence ATGCAAGCACAATTTAAAACACACCCTCATCGTCGATATAATATTTTAACAGGCGAATGGGTGTTGGTTTCTCCGCACAGAACAAAAAGGCCTTGGCAAGGTGAAACTGAAGCCTATGTAAAAAAGGATATGATTACGTACGATCGTGAATGTTACCTTTGCCCCACTAACACTAGAATTAATGGTGAGGTGAACCCTGATTATAAAAGCACCTATGTTTTTAAAAATGATTTTGGAGCTCTTCTAGAAGACACTCCTCTATTTGAATATAAAGAAGGGTTACTTCTTGCGGAAGGTGAAAAAGGAATTTCTAAAGTGATCTGTTTTTCTCAGAATCATTCACTAACTATTCCAGATATGGAAATAGCTGATTTGGTTTACGTAGTTGAAACTTGGCAAAACGAGTTTACTGAACTAGGGAATACCAAAGACATAAACTATGTGCAAATATTTGAAAATAAAGGTGCCATTATGGGATGTAGCAATCCGCATCCACATGGGCAAGTATGGGCGCAACATTCGATACCCACGGAGGTTGAAAAAAAGACAAATTCACAAAAGAACTATTTAGAAAAAACGGGTTCGGGATTATTACAAGATTATATAGAGCAAGAATTAAATGAAGATATTAGAGTGATATCGCAAAATAAAAGTTTTGTAACTCTAATTCCTTTTTGGGCCGTTTGGCCTTACGAAGCTATGATTGTGCCAAAACGGAAAATGGCAAATATATTAGGGTTGACTGATAAAGAAAAAGTTGATTTTGCAGAGCAATTAAAAATACTTACACAGAAATATGACGCTCTTTTTGACACCTCTTTTCCATATTCTTCCGGGATACATCAAGCACCAACAGATGGTTCCTATTATAAAGAGTGGCATTGGCATATGAGTTTTTATCCGCCCTTATTACGATCTGCAACTGTGAAAAAATTCATGGTAGGTTATGAAATGTTTGCCATGGCTCAACGTGATATTACCGCTGAATCAGCAGCTGAAAAATTAAAATCACTTTAA